A portion of the Phyllobacterium zundukense genome contains these proteins:
- a CDS encoding alpha/beta hydrolase, with protein sequence MKANISVLAKSFSAVGLLVGILFFAASLTPSLMPRSFLVQGALSGFCAALGYGVGVAAVWLWRYLEIPVPRARVQKAAKWIAVVLCIGTTGVFLWKAAQWQNTVRSLMGLEPVDSVEPIELAAIALGIFLVVVLFARLFRQTFRLFQRRLNRVVPRRVSKVIGGILAVALFWSVAQGVLFKVVLRMVDTSFRELDARIDDGSTRPSDPAKPGGPGSVLDWQNLGRQGRTFIASGPTGAQIGNFFNAKALDPIRVYVGLNSAETVDERARLALEELKRDGGFERSALIVIVPTGTGWVDPEGIDTVEYLHHGDIASVAMQYSYLSSWLSLLVEPGYGAEAGQALFRQVYRHWVALPRETRPKLYLYGLSLGAMNSELSAHLYDIISDPFQGALWSGPPFQSRIWNSVTSDRNPGSPAWLPRFRDGSIIRFTNQDNALNIPDAIWGPLRIVYLQYASDPVTFFDFHALYREPDWMKSRRGPDVSPSLRWIPGVTMLQLLFDMATATTSPMGYGHVYAPEHYIDGWLAVTAPPNIQPNDISRLKAFFFERSRSSGYPPPSD encoded by the coding sequence TTGAAAGCTAATATTTCGGTCCTGGCAAAGTCGTTCTCCGCCGTTGGTCTGCTCGTCGGTATTCTATTTTTTGCTGCATCACTTACGCCAAGTCTCATGCCGCGCTCCTTCCTGGTTCAGGGCGCGCTTTCAGGGTTTTGCGCAGCGCTCGGCTACGGCGTCGGCGTGGCGGCTGTCTGGCTCTGGCGCTATCTGGAAATCCCTGTGCCACGAGCGCGCGTTCAGAAAGCCGCCAAATGGATCGCTGTGGTTTTGTGTATCGGAACCACCGGCGTCTTCCTGTGGAAGGCCGCTCAATGGCAAAACACAGTGCGGAGCCTCATGGGTCTGGAGCCCGTTGACAGCGTGGAACCAATTGAGCTTGCGGCCATAGCGCTTGGCATTTTTCTGGTGGTTGTCCTGTTCGCGCGCCTCTTCCGGCAGACATTCCGGCTGTTCCAGCGCAGGCTCAACCGCGTCGTACCGCGCCGTGTGTCCAAGGTCATTGGCGGCATTCTTGCGGTGGCACTCTTCTGGTCGGTGGCACAGGGTGTTCTGTTCAAGGTCGTCTTGCGGATGGTCGATACATCCTTTCGCGAGCTCGATGCCAGAATCGATGACGGCTCAACACGCCCATCGGATCCTGCAAAGCCTGGTGGTCCAGGCTCGGTCCTCGACTGGCAAAACTTGGGACGACAGGGTCGAACCTTCATCGCTTCCGGACCTACCGGAGCGCAGATCGGTAATTTCTTTAATGCAAAGGCGCTTGACCCCATACGCGTCTATGTCGGGTTGAATTCCGCCGAAACGGTCGATGAACGAGCGCGCCTTGCGCTTGAGGAGTTGAAGCGCGACGGCGGGTTCGAGAGATCGGCGTTGATTGTCATCGTCCCGACAGGCACGGGATGGGTCGATCCCGAAGGCATCGACACCGTCGAGTATCTCCATCATGGCGATATCGCCAGCGTTGCCATGCAATATTCCTATCTCAGCAGCTGGCTATCCTTGCTTGTAGAACCGGGCTATGGCGCCGAGGCAGGTCAAGCGCTGTTTCGCCAGGTGTACCGTCACTGGGTTGCGCTTCCACGTGAGACGAGGCCGAAACTTTACCTCTATGGCTTGAGCCTTGGTGCGATGAATTCCGAGCTTTCAGCCCATCTCTACGATATTATCAGCGATCCCTTTCAAGGTGCCCTATGGAGTGGTCCACCCTTCCAGAGCCGCATCTGGAACTCCGTTACGTCCGACCGGAATCCCGGTTCGCCAGCCTGGCTGCCGCGCTTTCGTGACGGTTCGATCATAAGGTTTACGAACCAGGACAATGCCCTGAATATCCCGGATGCAATCTGGGGACCTCTTCGCATCGTCTATCTCCAATATGCCAGCGATCCCGTGACGTTCTTTGATTTTCACGCGCTCTATCGGGAGCCGGATTGGATGAAGAGCCGGCGTGGTCCCGATGTCTCGCCAAGCCTTCGCTGGATTCCAGGGGTCACAATGCTGCAGCTCCTGTTCGACATGGCAACCGCAACGACCTCGCCGATG